A window of the Oryza brachyantha chromosome 5, ObraRS2, whole genome shotgun sequence genome harbors these coding sequences:
- the LOC121054510 gene encoding formin-like protein 14 — protein sequence MAATADPRAKPPAAASTHHLEPWAHQQQQPPPPSAHRTAVLPVVELLPAGGDFAVRDRRRSTSDRRAAAQVVGGEDPFDGGIEELRVKLMGHLRDAADRLRVPQPSHPPTPPPPPPPSTATAPTKPESLRLETDSDPELRAPPPPPPLLPLAQPQADGAPRPWNLRQRTRRRPAASMSSWAAAVVPGSSSSRRRKRAPFSVPLTPEEIEEDIYALTGSRPRRRPRKRPRAVQRQLDSLFPGLWLTEVTADAYRVPDE from the exons atggcggcgacggcagatCCGCGGGCGaagccgcccgccgcggcgtcgacgCACCACCTCGAGCCGTGGgcgcaccagcagcagcagccgccacctccctccgcccaccgCACGGCGGTGCTCCCGGTGGTGGAGTTACTACCGGCGGGTGGGGACTTCGCCGTCCGCGATCGTCGTCGCTCGACGTCCGACCGTCGAGCCGCCGCGcaggtcgtcggcggcgaggacccCTTCGACGGTGGGATCGAGGAGCTTCGGGTCAAGCTCATGGGCCACTTGCGAGACGCCGCCGACCGTCTCCGCGTCCCTCAGCCTAGCCACcctcccacgccgccgccaccgccgccgccgtcgacggcgacggcgccgacgaaACCGGAGAGCCTCCGGCTGGAGACGGACTCCGACCCCGAGCTCagggcgccgcctcctcctcctccactgcTCCCCCTAGCACAGCCCCAGGCGGACGGTGCACCGAGGCCGTGGAACCTCCGACAGcgcacgcggcggcgcccggccGCGTCGATGTCgtcgtgggcggcggcggtggtgccgggctcctcctcgtcgcgaCGCCGCAAGCGCGCCCCCTTCTCCGTGCCGCTCACCCCGGAGGAGATCGAGGAGGACATCTACGCGCTGACCGGctcccggccgcggcggcggccgaggaagCGGCCGCGCGCCGTACAGCGGCAGCTCGAT TCGCT
- the LOC102721452 gene encoding uncharacterized protein LOC102721452, producing MESSPATVTPAPAAMSEAPATTRPRDPGLFGSFDLPAAWGCRRPMAFCRDLDALGGSEPHAAAAVAAVAVEPTRNAARSPPRGAGFQHGPLAAAAAAGAAQEAPRKHWNLRDRKGGRDGGDDAQQNKMLWNMDGADGGGRAGRGFTVELTRQEIDADFYAITGRKAPRKPAKRPRNVQRKIDTICPGNSLWEVSRDRYKVNEKGGF from the exons ATGGagtcctcgccggcgacggtaACCCCGGCTCCTGCAGCAATGTcggaggcgccggcgacgacgaggccgagGGACCCGGGTTTGTTCGGAAGCTTCGACCTTCCCGCCGCCTGGGGATGCCGCCGGCCCATGGCTTTCTGCAGGGACCTGGATGCCCTGGGCGGCTCAGAACCccacgccgcggccgccgtcgcagcAGTAGCCGTGGAGCCCACGCGTAACGCCGCCCGATCGCCGCCGAGAGGAGCGGGGTTCCAGCACGGTcctctggcggcggcggcggcggccggagcggcACAGGAAGCTCCGCGGAAGCACTGGAACCTGCGTGACCGGAAGGGCGggcgggacggcggcgacgacgcgcagCAGAACAAGATGCTCTGGAACATGGatggcgccgacggcggcggcagggcagGCCGCGGGTTCACGGTGGAGCTGACGCGCCAGGAGATCGACGCCGACTTCTATGCGATCACCGGCCGGAAGGCGCCGCGCAAGCCGGCGAAGCGGCCCAGGAACGTCCAGCGCAAAATCGAC ACGATTTGCCCTGGGAACTCGCTCTGGGAGGTGAGCCGTGATCGCTACAAGGTGAACGAG AAGGGAGGATTCTGA
- the LOC121054515 gene encoding ATP-dependent RNA helicase DHH1-like, with translation MVLMAAAAAAAADEQHNPAAKSSVPSSPPAPAGSTRTRLHGFSFPTTFSWGAHRLLRCSKNGGEASATAPAPALPTEQKQLQQQQQKKNPSLGKEKGQEAAGVGASQPSRPWNLRSRRSGTAAPGASRSEAAAGKAAAAAGQGTHPPAPTPVVAKKRGFSIALTREEIVADFIAIRGTPPPRRPKKRPRAVQNEIDSFFPGLSLADVKLDSYKIVEEK, from the exons ATGGTcctcatggccgccgccgcagcagccgccgccgacgagcaaCACAACCCCGCGGCAAAATCCTCGGTCCCGTCGTCCCCCCCGGCCCCGGCTGGCTCCACCCGCACTCGCCTCCACGGCTTCTCCTTCCCGACGACGTTCAGCTGGGGcgcccaccgcctcctccgctgCTCCAAGAACGGGGGCGAAGCGTCCgcgaccgcgcccgcgcccgcgttGCCGACGGAGCagaagcagctgcagcagcagcagcagaagaagaacCCATCGCTGGGGAAGGAGAAGGGCCAGGAGGCCGCGGGCGTCGGCGCGTCTCAGCCGTCGCGGCCCTGGAACCtccgctcccgccgctcgGGCACCGCGGCGCCCGGCGCGTCGAGAtcggaggccgccgccgggaaggcggcggcggcggcggggcagggGACGCACCCGCCTGCGCCGACCCCGGTGGTGGCGAAGAAGAGGGGCTTCTCCATTGCGCTCACCAGGGAGGAGATCGTCGCCGACTTCATCGCCATCCgcggcacgccgccgccgcgccggcccaaGAAGCGCCCGCGCGCCGTTCAGAACGAGATTGAT TCGTTCTTCCCAGGATTATCGCTGGCAGACGTGAAATTGGACTCGTACAAGATCGTCGAGGAG AAGTGA